In Thermococcus chitonophagus, the genomic stretch ATGCAAGGATCACCAAAAGGCGAGAATTCTTGAAGATCTTTGTGGTATCATTAGTTGTAGTAACCCTAAACTTCCTTTTTATGTACTTGGTTAGTATAGGATACGGAGGGTTTGAAAAAACAACTGTTATAACTTATCCATCTCGAACGATAATGTCTTTCTCATCCTTAATCCCGCTCTTGATCAGGGATTGGATCGAATTTATAGTTGCATATCCCCTCATAACGATCGGCTTCCTATATGCACTGAAAGAAAAATCAAGCCTCAAGGTTGTCTCAATTGGAGCTCTTTTTACCCTTAATGGAATAATTGGCTTCATTATCAATGGGCCCTTTGAAAGATACGCCTTTGGCTCTCTTGCATTTGCAAGTATCTTCGCTGGCAGAGGCCTAGTGCTCCTGTATGAGAAGTTTAAAGTTGGATTTTCGCTGGAAAAAGTTCTGGCTATATTTTTAATAGCTAAATTTGTAGTGTTCAACATTGCAGTCATAGAGTTCAGCGACATAGGGGCAGAGGGTATTCAAGACTATGGGTACTGGTATGACGCGGAGGTATTCAAGATACTAAGCGAGCATGCTAATCCTCAGGAGTTCTTAGCTGGGACTCCCCATCCTCTACTTTTGGGTTTCAGAAATTATTGCTGGCCAGATAGGAACATATCCAAGGCAATATCCTGGGATCCTGACTGGTTGATAACCTTCAAAGCATGGGTTACCATAAACAATACAAAAGACTTGGAGGTATGGTATGTAGGTCCCTATGTGGTAATTCATGCTAAAAGGAAAGGTGCTATAAAAGAAAACGTTCACCTAGGAAATCTTGAGTTCTGGAAGCTAAGAAAGTAGACCTTCTCCTTCCAATGACTCCCATCTTTCTCCTGATTTTCTCATTCTCGAGCAAGAGCCTCAACGCCCTATTGATATCTTTCTCACTAATTCCTATGACAATTCCACACTTCCCATCTTCAACGATAACAGGTAGCTCCCCAACCCCAGTAACTACGACTGGAGTTCCAAGTAGCATGGCCTCTATAACAACCATCCCAAATCCCTCGCTCTTTGAAGACGGCAGAACAAGTACTTTGGCGTTCTTATAGATTTTTACTAGGTCTTCTTTACTAACGAATCCTTTAAACTCTGCATCCACTCCAAGTCTCCTTGCTTCTCTAATGTAGTACTCCCTCAGGTCTCCATCTCCAACGACAACTAACTTGCCATTTATCCCCTTCATGGCCCTTAGTAGCAACTCCAAGTTTTTCCACCTGTGGTACTTCCCCAGCTGGCCAACAAATAAAACATAGCTTCCTCTATAGTTTGGTTCTGCCCTTAAAAAGGCCTCATCAACTGGAGGGTACCTAACTTTAGCCCGAAACCTCTTCCTTTTTAGTACCCTCTGCACGTACCTTGAGACGGCTATTATCCTGGTATTCCTTAACGTAATTCTCTCCACGGTCTTTTCATAAACTCTCGCTAAAAT encodes the following:
- a CDS encoding glycosyltransferase family 39 protein — translated: MKRIFVLWFALIFLPLFTLRLFQDEMLYINLSKLAFSLTFRPRSSLVFLLTSPLAVVSNVHARVFLLRLSTSLATLLDVLLIYKIAEKLFGKREAFLSSILFLFAFTVLRYGARYTLEPWGTLFMLLAVYWLEDKPLLSSIFAGLAFWARESWLVVWPFYLYYARITKRREFLKIFVVSLVVVTLNFLFMYLVSIGYGGFEKTTVITYPSRTIMSFSSLIPLLIRDWIEFIVAYPLITIGFLYALKEKSSLKVVSIGALFTLNGIIGFIINGPFERYAFGSLAFASIFAGRGLVLLYEKFKVGFSLEKVLAIFLIAKFVVFNIAVIEFSDIGAEGIQDYGYWYDAEVFKILSEHANPQEFLAGTPHPLLLGFRNYCWPDRNISKAISWDPDWLITFKAWVTINNTKDLEVWYVGPYVVIHAKRKGAIKENVHLGNLEFWKLRK
- a CDS encoding glycosyltransferase family 4 protein, translated to MKILMLSPYFYPEGGGLERYAFKLAKDLAKEHEVTVVCATRGKEREEEIGNIKVIRKKPNFILSNTPIRVQLPFEVIKIAKKTDLIIAHTPVPFYADVASLVGKILGIDVVVFYHTGELVKGSLVDILARVYEKTVERITLRNTRIIAVSRYVQRVLKRKRFRAKVRYPPVDEAFLRAEPNYRGSYVLFVGQLGKYHRWKNLELLLRAMKGINGKLVVVGDGDLREYYIREARRLGVDAEFKGFVSKEDLVKIYKNAKVLVLPSSKSEGFGMVVIEAMLLGTPVVVTGVGELPVIVEDGKCGIVIGISEKDINRALRLLLENEKIRRKMGVIGRRRSTFLASRTQDFLGERFLL